The Rhododendron vialii isolate Sample 1 chromosome 6a, ASM3025357v1 genome includes a window with the following:
- the LOC131328943 gene encoding cold and drought-regulated protein CORA-like isoform X2 produces the protein MGSKAIVFLGLFLAIVLLITSEVTAKDLAEQTNGVKDAKYGGYEGGRGGGHEGGHGGGYEGGHGGHGGGYEGGHGGGRGGGGVEDAKYGAAGYEGGRGGHGGGSEGGRGGGGHEGGRGGRGGGGY, from the exons ATGGGTTCCAAAGCAATTGTTTTCCTTGGCCTCTTTCTGGCCATTGTTCTTCTCATCACCTCGGAGGTGACAGCCAAGGATTTGG CTGAACAGACTAACGGCGTAAAAGACGCCAAGTATGGTGGTTATGAAGGCGGTCGTGGCGGAGGACACGAAGGCGGTCATGGCGGAGGATACGAAGGAGGTCATGGCGGCCATGGCGGAGGCTACGAAGGAGGCCATGGAGGCGGACGAGGTGGTGGCGGTGTAGAAGACGCCAAATATGGTGCTGCTGGTTATGAAGGCGGTCGTGGTGGCCATGGCGGAGGCTCCGAAGGAGGCCGAGGCGGCGGCGGGCATGAAGGAGGCCGAGGTGGACGCGGCGGTGGCGGTTATTGA
- the LOC131328943 gene encoding cold and drought-regulated protein CORA-like isoform X1 — protein sequence MGSKAIVFLGLFLAIVLLITSEVTAKDLGETSTSTEQTNGVKDAKYGGYEGGRGGGHEGGHGGGYEGGHGGHGGGYEGGHGGGRGGGGVEDAKYGAAGYEGGRGGHGGGSEGGRGGGGHEGGRGGRGGGGY from the exons ATGGGTTCCAAAGCAATTGTTTTCCTTGGCCTCTTTCTGGCCATTGTTCTTCTCATCACCTCGGAGGTGACAGCCAAGGATTTGGGTGAGACTTCCACTTCTA CTGAACAGACTAACGGCGTAAAAGACGCCAAGTATGGTGGTTATGAAGGCGGTCGTGGCGGAGGACACGAAGGCGGTCATGGCGGAGGATACGAAGGAGGTCATGGCGGCCATGGCGGAGGCTACGAAGGAGGCCATGGAGGCGGACGAGGTGGTGGCGGTGTAGAAGACGCCAAATATGGTGCTGCTGGTTATGAAGGCGGTCGTGGTGGCCATGGCGGAGGCTCCGAAGGAGGCCGAGGCGGCGGCGGGCATGAAGGAGGCCGAGGTGGACGCGGCGGTGGCGGTTATTGA
- the LOC131328950 gene encoding dormancy-associated protein 2-like: MGSKAIVSLGLFLAIVLLITSDVTAKDLAAETSTSTEQTNGVEDAKYGAAGYDGGHGHGGGYEGGRGGGYEGGHGGRGGGHEGGRGGRGGGGY, from the exons ATGGGTTCCAAAGCAATTGTTTCCCTTGGCCTCTTTCTCGCCATTGTTCTTCTCATCACCTCGGACGTCACAGCCAAGGATTTGGCTGCAGAGACTTCCACTTCTA CTGAACAGACTAACGGTGTGGAAGACGCCAAGTATGGTGCTGCCGGTTATGACGGCGGACACGGCCATGGCGGAGGATATGAAGGTGGCCGAGGCGGAGGATACGAAGGCGGTCATGGTGGCCGTGGCGGGGGCCACGAAGGAGGCCGAGGCGGACGAGGCGGTGGCGGTTATTGA